One part of the Anaerolineales bacterium genome encodes these proteins:
- a CDS encoding glycosyltransferase has product MATAPRIMPQLSLILPAYNAASLLEKHLPALLTHLASLPLQCEVLVVDDGSNDAGATRLIAEKFKVEYIALPANAGKGAAVRAGMLAATGDVRLFTDADIPYALSSLAQFYEQIAHHGFDIAIGDRTLPESDYFKDIPLHRQLGSRVFSLIAGQFFLGSKFDTQCGIKAFRADVAEDLFTVSRINRFALDVELLYIALLRSYRIKKLPVQLRIWEEAGLNVLKDGFAMLRDILSILYNRARGRYQPVNTTIPRNS; this is encoded by the coding sequence GTGGCAACAGCCCCTAGAATCATGCCGCAGCTAAGCCTTATCTTGCCCGCCTACAATGCAGCATCCCTGCTGGAAAAGCACCTGCCTGCACTTCTCACGCACCTGGCAAGCCTGCCCTTGCAGTGCGAAGTGCTGGTTGTAGACGATGGCAGCAATGACGCAGGTGCGACCAGACTAATCGCTGAGAAATTCAAGGTCGAATACATTGCCCTGCCTGCCAATGCTGGTAAAGGTGCCGCCGTGCGGGCAGGGATGTTAGCAGCCACTGGGGATGTGCGCTTATTTACCGATGCAGATATTCCCTATGCGTTGAGCAGTCTTGCACAATTTTATGAACAGATCGCTCATCATGGTTTCGACATTGCAATTGGCGATCGCACACTCCCGGAATCGGACTATTTCAAAGATATCCCCCTCCATAGGCAACTTGGCAGCCGGGTATTCTCGTTAATTGCAGGCCAGTTCTTTCTCGGAAGCAAATTCGACACACAATGTGGGATTAAAGCCTTCCGCGCTGACGTGGCAGAAGACCTATTCACAGTCAGCCGCATCAATCGCTTTGCCCTTGATGTAGAACTGCTTTACATTGCCCTGCTTCGCAGTTATCGAATCAAAAAACTGCCAGTACAACTGCGAATTTGGGAAGAAGCTGGCTTGAACGTTCTGAAAGATGGTTTCGCCATGCTGCGTGACATCCTCTCGATCCTGTACAACAGGGCGCGTGGCCGTTATCAACCCGTTAACACGACTATCCCCAGAAACTCATAA
- the prmC gene encoding peptide chain release factor N(5)-glutamine methyltransferase, whose protein sequence is MATLTVSEALQESINTLAPVSETARLDSEVWLARVLGAERTWLLAHGEHPLSEQQQADWQTGLQRLAGGEPLPYLLGEWEFYGLTFQVSPFVLIPRPETELLVEEAIAWLRVHTQRRAAADVGTGSGIIPVAIAANVADVHFHAVDISPDALAVAQANVHKHGLSERIALSEGNLLAGITAPLDLITANLPYIPSARVPGLAVAAWEPLLALDGGFDGLDLIRVLVEQAGRLLKAGGLFLEEIDPELEEPVQALAQAQWPRARVEVLPDLTGRPRLLRVELEAA, encoded by the coding sequence ATGGCAACTCTGACCGTATCCGAAGCCCTGCAAGAATCTATCAATACGCTGGCGCCAGTCAGCGAGACCGCCCGGCTTGACTCTGAGGTGTGGCTGGCCCGCGTGCTAGGCGCCGAGCGCACCTGGCTGCTGGCCCACGGCGAACATCCGCTCAGCGAGCAACAACAGGCCGACTGGCAAACCGGCCTGCAGCGCCTCGCTGGTGGCGAGCCGCTGCCGTATCTGCTCGGCGAGTGGGAATTTTACGGACTAACCTTTCAGGTTAGTCCGTTTGTCCTCATACCCCGCCCGGAAACCGAGCTGCTGGTCGAAGAAGCCATCGCCTGGCTACGTGTGCACACGCAGCGGCGAGCTGCCGCGGATGTCGGCACCGGCTCCGGCATCATCCCAGTCGCCATCGCCGCCAATGTGGCCGATGTGCACTTCCACGCCGTCGACATTTCGCCCGATGCGCTGGCGGTAGCGCAGGCCAACGTGCACAAGCACGGCCTGAGCGAGCGCATAGCCCTAAGCGAGGGCAACTTACTCGCAGGCATTACGGCGCCGCTCGACCTAATCACCGCCAATCTGCCCTACATCCCCAGCGCGCGTGTGCCCGGCCTGGCTGTGGCCGCTTGGGAGCCGCTGCTCGCACTGGACGGCGGCTTCGACGGGCTGGATCTCATCCGCGTATTGGTTGAGCAGGCCGGCCGCCTGCTGAAAGCGGGCGGCCTCTTCCTTGAAGAGATCGACCCGGAGCTTGAGGAACCGGTGCAAGCCCTGGCGCAGGCCCAATGGCCCCGCGCCAGGGTTGAGGTGCTTCCAGATCTGACCGGCCGCCCGCGCCTGCTGCGCGTCGAGCTGGAGGCCGCGTGA
- a CDS encoding trehalose-6-phosphate synthase → MDSAAEKKALIIIASNRGPFSFHKQGNRFSVERGAGGLVTALGALAERHEVLWVASAMSEDDRLWSQSHNGKAQTVEGIDLKLVEPRLEDYEGYYNEIANPLLWFIQHQLWDIPRAPSITEETWNAWEQGYEPVNKLFAEAIAESIGETDRPVIVLPQDYHLYMTPHYLRELVGERVQIQPFVHIPWPGPDAWRILPQPMRDALLTSLLKSDRVGFQTEKDAFNFVQCCRFYLGAHAHGRRDAVEYDGRDVRAVSYPISIDVEKLRQLADEQVTRLERSQLLNMVGDRAVILRVDRIEPSKNNLRGLQAYRALLRKYPQHRGKVQMLALLVPSRMEVDQYQNYLSEIMAEAGLINAHYSDSIWEPVRIVVGDNYQRAIAAMQLYDVLLVNPIADGMNLVAKEGVLVNRENGVLLLSEFAGAFYELGQDALTVSPFDVYGTAEAMHQALTMPLEERSRRAAALRETVVKNDVREWFAAQVEDALNAMEGTPNP, encoded by the coding sequence ATGGATTCTGCAGCAGAAAAAAAGGCTCTGATCATTATCGCTTCCAACCGCGGGCCATTCTCATTCCACAAGCAGGGTAACCGCTTCTCGGTGGAGCGCGGCGCCGGCGGCCTGGTGACCGCGCTCGGGGCGCTGGCCGAGCGGCACGAAGTGCTTTGGGTGGCATCGGCCATGAGCGAAGACGACCGCTTGTGGTCGCAAAGTCACAACGGCAAAGCGCAGACCGTGGAGGGGATCGACCTCAAACTGGTGGAACCGCGGCTGGAAGATTACGAGGGGTATTACAACGAAATCGCCAACCCGCTGCTGTGGTTCATCCAGCACCAACTGTGGGATATCCCCCGCGCCCCAAGCATCACAGAGGAAACCTGGAACGCATGGGAACAAGGGTATGAACCCGTAAACAAGCTTTTTGCTGAAGCGATCGCCGAGTCGATCGGCGAAACTGACCGGCCCGTGATCGTGCTGCCGCAGGACTATCATCTCTACATGACGCCGCACTATCTGCGTGAGCTGGTGGGTGAGCGCGTGCAAATCCAGCCATTTGTCCATATCCCCTGGCCCGGGCCAGACGCGTGGCGCATTCTGCCCCAACCGATGCGTGATGCGTTACTTACCAGTCTGCTGAAATCAGACCGGGTTGGCTTCCAAACCGAAAAGGATGCCTTCAATTTTGTGCAGTGCTGTCGCTTTTATCTTGGCGCGCATGCGCACGGCCGCCGCGATGCCGTGGAGTACGACGGGCGGGATGTGCGGGCAGTCTCGTATCCCATCTCCATCGATGTTGAGAAACTGCGCCAGCTTGCCGACGAGCAGGTGACGCGACTTGAACGCTCGCAACTACTGAACATGGTTGGCGACCGCGCCGTGATCCTCCGCGTGGACCGGATCGAGCCGAGCAAAAACAACTTGCGTGGCCTACAGGCCTATCGCGCACTGCTGCGCAAGTATCCTCAACACCGCGGCAAGGTGCAGATGCTGGCGCTGCTGGTGCCATCCCGCATGGAAGTGGACCAGTACCAGAACTATCTAAGCGAGATCATGGCCGAAGCCGGGCTTATCAACGCCCACTACAGCGATTCAATCTGGGAGCCTGTTCGGATCGTGGTGGGTGACAATTATCAACGCGCCATTGCGGCGATGCAGCTATATGATGTGCTGCTGGTAAACCCGATCGCGGATGGGATGAACCTGGTGGCCAAAGAAGGCGTGCTCGTGAACCGCGAGAATGGCGTGCTGCTACTCTCCGAATTTGCTGGCGCTTTCTATGAGCTCGGTCAAGATGCACTCACGGTCTCGCCCTTTGATGTCTACGGCACGGCCGAGGCCATGCACCAAGCGCTAACCATGCCGCTGGAAGAGCGCAGCCGCCGGGCTGCTGCATTGCGCGAAACTGTCGTCAAGAACGATGTGCGCGAATGGTTCGCAGCTCAAGTGGAGGATGCTCTGAACGCCATGGAAGGCACTCCCAACCCCTAG
- a CDS encoding threonylcarbamoyl-AMP synthase: protein MSTQVLLASAPDAIARAVDLLQRGGIVAMPTDTVYGIAALLTDADAIERLYEVKGREHTKSIAVLLAGAEQLPLVAQGASPAALRLGERFWPGALTLVVPRLPSLPRALSQTDTVGVRVPDHPLAQQLLTASGPLAVTSANLSGQPDALAAQDVLAQLEGRIDLVLDGGTTPGAVPSTVVDTLANPPRILRPGPISEADILAACQSA, encoded by the coding sequence GTGAGCACGCAAGTGCTGCTCGCCAGCGCACCGGATGCTATCGCCCGCGCCGTAGACTTGCTGCAGCGCGGCGGCATTGTGGCCATGCCTACCGATACCGTCTACGGCATCGCCGCCCTACTGACGGATGCGGATGCAATTGAGCGGCTGTATGAAGTCAAGGGCCGTGAGCACACAAAGTCCATCGCCGTGCTGCTGGCCGGCGCAGAGCAGTTGCCGCTGGTAGCGCAGGGCGCCAGCCCCGCCGCCCTGCGGCTGGGCGAGCGTTTCTGGCCTGGCGCGCTCACCCTGGTGGTGCCGCGCCTGCCCAGCCTACCCCGCGCCCTCTCGCAGACGGATACGGTGGGCGTACGCGTGCCAGACCACCCGCTGGCACAGCAACTGCTGACGGCCAGCGGCCCGCTGGCCGTCACCTCGGCCAATCTGTCCGGCCAGCCGGATGCGCTGGCGGCCCAGGACGTATTGGCCCAGCTCGAGGGCCGTATTGACCTGGTGCTTGATGGCGGCACAACGCCCGGCGCCGTCCCCTCCACCGTAGTGGACACCCTCGCCAACCCGCCTCGCATCCTGCGCCCCGGCCCCATCAGCGAAGCCGATATCCTGGCCGCCTGTCAATCCGCTTAA
- the prfA gene encoding peptide chain release factor 1: MLDKIAGIEARYDEIEKELTQDAGNYQRVAELSKERSDLQEIVEKARAYRNALKRQAEAKEMAYGKDAELAELAEIELAELDEQVPRLENELKSLLLPTDPRDKRNVIVEIRAGAGGDEAGIFAADLYRMYTRFAERQGWKQELLSTSATGVGGYKEVTFLLKAKGAFSRLKHESGVHRVQRVPATEAQGRIHTSTATVAVLAEVDEVEIKIPDTDIKMDVYRSAGAGGQNVQKNSTAVRLTHLPTGIVVQCQDERSQLQNRLRAMAILRARLYELEEEKRRSEQEATRRSQVGSGERSEKIRTYNYPQSRVSDHRIGFTSHNLPALMDGDLDELFNELATQDEADRLAAAGMG; the protein is encoded by the coding sequence ATGTTGGACAAAATTGCGGGCATTGAAGCCCGCTACGACGAGATAGAGAAAGAGCTCACCCAGGACGCTGGCAACTATCAGCGCGTGGCCGAGCTTTCCAAAGAGCGCTCAGACCTGCAAGAGATCGTGGAGAAGGCCCGCGCCTACCGCAACGCCCTTAAGCGCCAGGCCGAGGCCAAAGAGATGGCCTACGGCAAAGACGCCGAACTGGCCGAACTGGCCGAGATAGAGCTGGCCGAGCTCGATGAACAGGTGCCCCGCCTGGAGAACGAGCTCAAGAGTCTGCTGCTGCCCACCGACCCGCGCGACAAGCGCAATGTGATCGTCGAGATCCGTGCCGGGGCCGGAGGTGACGAGGCGGGCATCTTCGCCGCCGACCTGTACCGCATGTACACCCGCTTCGCCGAGCGCCAGGGCTGGAAGCAGGAGCTGCTTAGCACCAGCGCCACTGGCGTAGGCGGTTATAAGGAAGTCACCTTCCTGCTCAAGGCCAAGGGCGCCTTCTCGCGCCTCAAGCATGAGTCGGGTGTGCACCGCGTCCAGCGCGTGCCGGCCACCGAGGCCCAAGGCCGCATCCACACCAGCACCGCCACCGTAGCCGTGTTGGCGGAAGTGGACGAGGTCGAGATCAAGATCCCCGACACCGACATCAAGATGGATGTGTACCGCTCGGCCGGCGCTGGCGGCCAGAACGTGCAGAAGAACTCCACTGCCGTGCGCCTCACCCACCTGCCCACCGGCATCGTAGTGCAGTGTCAAGACGAGCGCTCGCAGTTGCAGAACCGCCTGCGCGCCATGGCCATCTTACGCGCCCGCCTCTACGAATTGGAAGAGGAGAAACGCCGCTCCGAGCAGGAAGCCACTCGCCGTTCACAGGTAGGCAGCGGCGAGCGCTCTGAGAAGATCCGCACTTATAACTATCCGCAATCCCGCGTCAGCGACCACCGCATCGGCTTCACCTCGCACAACCTGCCGGCGCTGATGGATGGCGACCTGGACGAGCTCTTCAACGAACTCGCCACCCAGGACGAGGCCGACCGCCTGGCCGCAGCGGGGATGGGATAA
- the tsaD gene encoding tRNA (adenosine(37)-N6)-threonylcarbamoyltransferase complex transferase subunit TsaD, whose product MARSRSKLKPARILGIETSCDETAAAVVEDGRLALSNVVASQAEMHAKYGGVFPEIASRQHIKVIDSVVKEALSQAHLELADIDAIAVTRGPGLPGSLVVGLNMAKGLALGGKKPLYGINHLEGHLYSAWVGLGTVNGDAPQFPLLALIVSGGHTELVLMKDHLSYQRLGGTLDDAAGEAFDKVARLLGLAYPGGPSIQKAAESGNPAAFSLPRAWLPGTWDFSFSGLKTAVLHQIRAIAPDEDPAKLPTADLAASFQESVVDVLVGKTRKALDEFDAKEVLVAGGVSANKALRAQLQADLEVPVHLPPLALCTDNAAMIAAAGYYRHSLKRAPYNGLAMDIEPGWAL is encoded by the coding sequence ATGGCCCGGTCTCGCAGCAAGCTCAAACCAGCCCGTATTCTCGGCATCGAAACCTCGTGCGATGAGACCGCCGCGGCCGTAGTGGAAGATGGCCGGCTGGCGCTCTCGAATGTGGTCGCCTCGCAGGCCGAGATGCACGCCAAGTACGGCGGCGTCTTCCCTGAAATTGCCTCCCGCCAGCACATCAAAGTCATCGACAGCGTAGTGAAAGAAGCGCTGAGCCAGGCGCACTTGGAGTTGGCCGATATTGACGCCATTGCGGTGACACGCGGACCAGGCCTGCCCGGCTCGTTGGTGGTGGGACTCAACATGGCCAAAGGGCTGGCGTTGGGTGGCAAGAAACCCCTGTACGGTATCAATCATCTGGAAGGGCACTTGTATTCAGCCTGGGTGGGGCTGGGTACGGTGAATGGCGATGCTCCGCAATTCCCCCTGCTTGCACTGATCGTCTCCGGCGGGCACACCGAGCTGGTGCTGATGAAGGACCATCTAAGCTACCAACGCCTGGGCGGCACACTTGATGACGCGGCTGGCGAAGCCTTTGACAAGGTGGCGCGTCTGCTCGGCCTGGCCTACCCCGGCGGGCCCAGCATCCAAAAAGCCGCCGAGAGCGGCAACCCGGCTGCATTCAGCCTGCCGCGCGCCTGGCTGCCCGGCACGTGGGATTTCTCGTTCAGCGGGCTCAAGACCGCGGTGCTGCACCAGATCCGCGCCATCGCTCCGGATGAAGACCCGGCCAAGCTGCCGACCGCAGACCTGGCGGCCAGCTTTCAGGAATCGGTTGTGGATGTACTAGTGGGCAAGACCCGCAAAGCGTTGGATGAATTTGACGCCAAGGAAGTGCTGGTGGCCGGCGGCGTCTCTGCCAACAAGGCATTGCGCGCTCAATTGCAAGCTGATCTTGAAGTGCCCGTGCACTTGCCGCCGTTGGCGCTTTGCACGGATAACGCCGCCATGATCGCGGCGGCCGGTTATTACCGCCATTCACTTAAGCGCGCACCGTACAACGGGCTGGCAATGGATATTGAGCCGGGGTGGGCTCTCTAA
- the uvrA gene encoding excinuclease ABC subunit UvrA, protein MPENVIRVVGAKEHNLKNVTVEIPRDKFVVITGLSGSGKSSLAFDTIFAEGQRRYVESLSAYARQFLGQMDKPDVEYIEGLSPAVSIDQKGSSHNPRSTVGTVTEIYDYLRLLYARIGIPHCPICGREVVRQSAQEIVEAIEKLPESSRLLVLAPVIRGRKGTHEAVLEEIAKAGFVRARINGEVYQLDTDKVKLDRYKMHNIEAVVDRLVIRKEEDAEAAKAARTRMTDSVETALRFGQGTIIVQNLAEDAGEDLMFSESLSCPEHGSVLPEIEPRTFSFNTPHGACPECQGLGTKLEIDPALLIPDKKLSFNDGAITALEWGGPRDEGGYYWSTLEGAARAFKINLNAPVEKLTQKDIDMILYGSQGREVKVKYKQRGSGRDYNFSTKFEGVIPNLERRFRETNSEYSRARIMEFMSDRPCPACNGARLRPEALGVTVLGDSILQVTQRPVLETLQWAQTLTSATKLNQRQTMIAKPIIKEINERLGFMVDVGLDYLTLDRSAGTLSGGEAQRIRLATQIGSRLMGVLYVLDEPSIGLHARDNERLLHTLTNMRDIGNTVLVVEHDEETIRRADWVIDMGPGAGENGGQVVADGTVADILASKKSLTGAYLSGRKQIEVPKQRRAGNGKSLIVRGASENNLKNLDIEFPLGKLICITGVSGSGKSSLMNEIVYKALARELNGAHLIPGAHKKIEGMEHLDKIINIDQSPIGRTPRSNPGTYTGLFNLIRDLFAELPESKARGYKPGRFSFNVRGGRCEACEGQGEVRIEMQFLPDIYVPCEVCHGARFNSETLQVKFKDMSIADVLALSIDRALEEFSAFPGMASKLETLRDVGLGYIRVGQSAPTLSGGEAQRVKLAKELSKRSTGQTIYVLDEPSVGLHTADVHKLIEVLQRLVDSGNTVLIIEHNMDIIKVADHIIDLGPEGGLRGGELLAEGTPEQVAKAKNSYTGKFLKPYLKAK, encoded by the coding sequence ATGCCAGAAAACGTCATCCGCGTGGTGGGGGCCAAGGAACACAATCTCAAGAACGTCACCGTAGAAATTCCTCGTGACAAGTTTGTGGTGATCACCGGGCTGTCCGGCTCGGGCAAGTCATCTCTGGCTTTTGACACCATTTTTGCCGAAGGGCAGCGCCGCTACGTCGAGTCGCTCTCGGCCTATGCGCGCCAGTTCCTCGGCCAGATGGACAAGCCCGATGTCGAGTACATCGAGGGGCTCTCGCCGGCTGTCTCCATTGACCAGAAGGGCAGCTCGCACAACCCCCGTTCCACAGTCGGCACCGTAACCGAGATCTACGACTATCTCCGCCTGTTGTATGCGCGCATCGGCATACCCCACTGCCCCATCTGCGGGCGTGAAGTAGTGCGCCAGTCTGCGCAAGAGATCGTGGAGGCCATCGAAAAGTTGCCGGAAAGCAGCCGCCTGCTGGTGCTGGCGCCGGTGATCCGCGGGCGCAAGGGCACCCACGAAGCCGTACTGGAAGAGATCGCCAAAGCCGGCTTCGTGCGCGCCCGCATCAACGGAGAGGTCTACCAACTGGACACCGACAAGGTTAAGCTGGACCGCTACAAGATGCATAACATCGAAGCGGTGGTGGACCGCCTGGTGATCCGCAAGGAAGAAGACGCCGAAGCTGCCAAAGCGGCGCGTACGCGCATGACCGATTCGGTCGAGACCGCGCTGCGCTTCGGCCAGGGCACCATCATCGTGCAAAACCTAGCCGAAGACGCCGGCGAAGACCTGATGTTCTCCGAGAGCCTGTCGTGCCCGGAGCACGGCAGCGTGTTGCCGGAGATCGAGCCGCGCACCTTCTCGTTCAATACGCCGCACGGCGCCTGCCCGGAGTGCCAGGGCCTGGGCACCAAGCTGGAGATCGACCCGGCCCTGCTCATTCCGGACAAGAAGCTGTCTTTCAACGACGGCGCCATCACCGCGCTGGAATGGGGTGGCCCGCGCGACGAAGGCGGCTACTACTGGTCAACGCTTGAAGGTGCGGCCCGCGCCTTCAAGATCAACCTCAATGCCCCGGTGGAGAAGCTGACCCAGAAGGATATTGACATGATCCTTTACGGTAGCCAGGGCCGCGAGGTCAAGGTGAAGTACAAGCAGCGCGGCAGTGGACGCGATTACAACTTCAGCACCAAGTTCGAAGGCGTGATTCCCAATCTGGAGCGCCGCTTCCGCGAGACCAACTCGGAGTACTCACGGGCGCGCATTATGGAATTCATGAGCGATCGGCCGTGCCCGGCCTGCAACGGCGCACGCCTGCGCCCGGAGGCGCTGGGCGTGACCGTGCTGGGCGACAGCATTCTGCAGGTCACGCAGCGCCCGGTGCTGGAGACGCTGCAATGGGCGCAGACACTGACCAGCGCCACCAAGCTGAACCAGCGCCAGACCATGATCGCCAAACCGATCATCAAAGAGATCAACGAACGCCTGGGTTTTATGGTGGACGTGGGGTTGGACTATCTCACCCTGGACCGTTCGGCCGGCACGCTCTCCGGCGGCGAGGCGCAGCGCATTCGCCTGGCCACCCAGATCGGCTCGCGCCTGATGGGCGTGCTGTATGTGCTGGACGAGCCTTCGATCGGTCTGCATGCGCGCGACAACGAGCGCCTGCTGCACACGCTGACCAACATGCGCGACATTGGCAACACGGTGCTAGTGGTGGAGCACGATGAGGAGACTATTCGGCGGGCGGACTGGGTAATCGATATGGGCCCCGGCGCGGGCGAGAACGGCGGCCAGGTGGTGGCGGATGGAACGGTGGCCGATATCCTGGCCAGCAAGAAGTCGCTCACCGGCGCCTACCTCTCCGGCCGCAAGCAGATCGAAGTGCCCAAGCAGCGTCGCGCCGGCAACGGCAAGTCGCTGATCGTACGCGGCGCCAGCGAGAACAATCTCAAGAATCTGGACATCGAGTTCCCTCTGGGCAAGCTGATCTGCATCACCGGCGTCTCCGGCTCCGGCAAGAGCAGCCTGATGAACGAGATCGTCTACAAGGCGCTGGCGCGTGAGCTCAATGGTGCGCATCTAATCCCCGGCGCCCACAAAAAGATCGAGGGGATGGAGCATCTGGACAAGATCATCAACATTGACCAGTCGCCCATCGGGCGCACCCCGCGCTCCAACCCAGGCACCTATACAGGCCTGTTCAACCTGATCCGTGACCTGTTCGCTGAGCTGCCGGAGAGCAAAGCGCGCGGCTACAAGCCTGGGCGCTTCTCGTTTAACGTGCGCGGCGGGCGCTGCGAGGCATGCGAGGGCCAAGGCGAAGTGCGCATCGAGATGCAGTTCCTGCCCGATATCTACGTACCGTGCGAAGTGTGCCACGGGGCGCGCTTCAACTCCGAGACGCTACAGGTCAAGTTCAAGGACATGAGCATTGCGGACGTGCTGGCGCTCTCGATCGACCGCGCCTTGGAGGAGTTCTCCGCTTTCCCGGGTATGGCCAGCAAGTTGGAGACGCTGCGGGATGTGGGGTTGGGCTACATCCGCGTGGGCCAGTCCGCGCCCACTCTTTCCGGCGGCGAGGCCCAGCGTGTCAAGCTGGCCAAGGAGCTCTCCAAGCGCTCCACCGGGCAGACCATCTATGTACTCGACGAGCCTTCGGTGGGTCTGCACACCGCCGACGTGCACAAACTGATCGAAGTGCTGCAGCGCCTGGTGGATAGCGGTAACACAGTACTGATCATTGAGCACAACATGGACATCATCAAGGTGGCCGACCACATCATTGACTTGGGGCCTGAGGGCGGCCTGCGCGGCGGCGAGCTGCTGGCCGAGGGTACGCCGGAACAGGTGGCTAAGGCGAAGAACAGCTATACGGGAAAATTCTTGAAGCCGTATTTGAAAGCGAAATAA